One region of Pogona vitticeps strain Pit_001003342236 chromosome 1, PviZW2.1, whole genome shotgun sequence genomic DNA includes:
- the LOC144585766 gene encoding uncharacterized protein LOC144585766: MTSRRRKKAVIELAESQTLPQEGEISDQEGQEYESPREQEGASGKENNSPEFIKWKSGKEQEFKLRKFQLETQTRQMEIREKAEQEKRQLEAEAQKRQLELEIREKEMQHQLEMRKLEMASLNSNNSNSTNEGISKIKKFPQFKKGDCPESFLILFERACWDYGVTEQERMLILRSFISAEMSEIYVSMSEDQARNYEIFKKLVYSRFGITSEKLRQKFRQLSKKPDESYSQFGANLVRYLQKWLEQSQVRTLEDMQHLIELEQFYSALPAELRYLVRDKQPKTVQQTNESADLISEIRNSKYSEVKLDRNFEERKRETRDFHKTNKNTDGSHFRERPSEQYQQKGKSFEGKGDRNPYNEQRNLKTCFGCGKPDHFISNCEFIKNKEMGQQKTGGVVPKKMYCIQKQDERSEIN, from the coding sequence ATGACTtccaggagaaggaagaaggcagTTATAGAACTTGCAGAGAGTCAGACTTTACCTCAGGAAGGGGAAATTTCAGATCAAGAGGGCCAGGAATATGAGAGCCCAAGGGAAcaggagggtgcctcagggaaAGAAAACAACTCCCCAGAGTTTATAAAATGGAAATCTGGAAAAGAGCAGGAATTTAAGTTAAGAAAATTTCAGCTTGAGACTCAAACCAGACAGATGGAAATAAGAGAAAAAGctgaacaagaaaagagacagcTAGAAGCTGAGGCTCAAAAGAGACAGCTGGAACTGGAAATTAGGGAAAAAGAGATGCAACATCAACTAGAGATGAGAAAATTGGAAATGGCATCTCTAAACAGTAATAACAGTAATAGTACAAATGAAGGGATctcaaaaattaagaaattccctcaatttaaaaaaggagattgcccagaatcttttctaattttgtttgagagagcctgctgggactatGGTGTGACAGAACAGGAACGTATGCTGATATTAAGGTCTTTCATTAGTGCTGAAATGTCTGAAATTTATGTTAGTATGTCAGAAGACCAAGCTAGAAATTATGAGATCTTTAAGAAATTAGTTTACTCAAGATTTGGAATAACCAGTGAAAAACTCAGACAAAAATTTAGACAGTTAagtaagaaacctgatgagtcatATTCACAATTTGGGGCAAATCTGGTTAGATATTTACAGAAATGGCTGGAGCAATCTCAAGTGCGAACTTTAGAGGATATGCAGCACCTCATAGAATTGGAACAATTTTACTCAGCTTTGCCTGCTGAATTAAGATATTTAGTAAGAGACAAACAACCTAAAACAGTACAACAGACTAATGAATCTGCAGATTTAATATCAGAGATTAGAaattcaaaatattctgaagtgaaattggacagaaactttgaagaaagaaaaagagaaactagAGATTtccacaaaaccaacaaaaatacagatggaagccattttagagagagaCCCTCAGAGCAGTACCAGCAGAAGGGTAAAAGCTTTgaaggaaagggagacagaaacccttacaatgaacaaagaaatttaaaaacttgttttggttGTGGGAAACCAgatcatttcatttcaaattgtgaatttattaaaaacaaagaaatgggacAACAGAAAACAGGGGGAGTTGTACCTAAAAAGATGTACTGTATACAAAAGCAGGATGAAAGGTCTGAGATAAACTAG